From Polaribacter butkevichii, a single genomic window includes:
- a CDS encoding gliding motility-associated protein GldE, whose translation MDPDPEILFLLLASTDLLTTFNAILLIALLLSSALVSGAEVAFFSLSQTDLNELSNNGKEQNIVVTLLERPRKLLATILITNNFINILIVLLFASLSETLFGHFDYQLNAYLFTIPIRFLLEIVLVTFLILLFGEVLPKVYASRNALRFSKTMSKFIHFISILLTPFSLPLITLTKWIEKKLGSKNSNFSVETLSQALELTSEGATTKDEQKILEGIVNFGNTETVQIMVPRIDIFALSDDEPYEVVLDKILKNGYSRNPVYKDSIDNIIGILYAKDLLAHLNKKNFKWPTLLREPFFVPENKKLDDLLGDFREKKNHLAIVVDEYGGTSGLVSLQDVIEEIVGDINDEFDDEDLQYSKIDANNYVFEGKTSIKDFCRVLDDEDEEIFEEEKGESETLAGFILEISGKFPRKGEKINFKNYTFTIEALDKKRIKQVKATRNA comes from the coding sequence TTGGACCCAGATCCCGAAATATTATTTTTATTACTAGCTTCAACAGATTTACTAACCACATTTAATGCAATACTACTAATTGCTTTACTATTAAGTTCTGCGCTAGTATCAGGAGCAGAAGTTGCTTTTTTCTCGCTTTCTCAAACCGATTTAAACGAACTTTCTAACAACGGAAAAGAACAAAATATTGTTGTAACCTTACTAGAAAGACCCAGAAAATTACTAGCAACCATTCTAATAACCAACAATTTTATAAACATTTTAATTGTTTTATTATTTGCTTCCCTATCAGAAACTTTATTTGGTCATTTCGATTATCAATTAAACGCATACCTTTTTACCATTCCTATTCGCTTTTTATTAGAAATTGTTTTAGTAACCTTTTTAATTCTTTTATTTGGAGAAGTTTTACCAAAGGTTTACGCCTCTAGAAACGCACTCCGTTTTTCTAAAACAATGTCTAAATTTATTCATTTTATAAGTATTCTATTAACCCCTTTTAGTTTACCCTTAATAACATTAACAAAATGGATAGAAAAAAAATTAGGGAGTAAAAACTCTAACTTTTCTGTAGAAACCTTATCGCAAGCATTAGAATTAACTTCTGAAGGAGCCACTACCAAAGACGAACAAAAAATATTAGAAGGAATTGTAAATTTTGGAAACACAGAAACGGTACAAATTATGGTACCTCGTATAGATATTTTTGCACTTTCTGATGACGAGCCTTATGAAGTTGTTTTAGATAAAATTCTAAAAAACGGATACTCTAGAAATCCTGTTTACAAAGACAGCATAGACAATATTATTGGTATTTTGTACGCTAAAGACTTGTTGGCACATTTAAATAAAAAAAACTTTAAGTGGCCAACATTATTACGAGAACCATTTTTTGTACCAGAAAATAAAAAATTAGATGATTTATTGGGTGATTTTAGAGAGAAAAAAAATCACTTGGCAATTGTTGTTGATGAATATGGTGGCACAAGTGGTTTAGTAAGCTTACAAGACGTAATAGAAGAAATTGTAGGCGATATTAATGATGAATTTGATGATGAAGATTTACAATATTCTAAAATAGATGCTAACAATTATGTTTTTGAAGGCAAAACCTCTATTAAAGATTTCTGTAGAGTTTTAGATGATGAAGATGAAGAAATTTTTGAAGAAGAAAAAGGAGAAAGCGAAACCTTAGCCGGATTTATTTTAGAAATTTCTGGTAAATTCCCTAGAAAGGGAGAGAAAATAAACTTTAAGAACTATACGTTTACCATAGAAGCGTTAGATAAAAAACGTATTAAACAAGTTAAAGCAACCAGAAATGCGTAA
- the dprA gene encoding DNA-processing protein DprA — MKEEKLLAILRLQKCKAIGDILAKKLIVNVGDVEQVFKENTAMLSKINGIGNHALKHLFDVKNIELAQKELKYIKDNNISYTYFLDNDYPKNLQHCIDSPILMFKDGNLDFSNSRIISIVGTRNISSYGRNFCNQFIEEIATYNPIIVSGFAYGVDICAHKAAVENKLQTIAVLAHGFGQIYPKVHKKYIHQVNENGGFLTEFWSEEDPLRENFLKRNRIVAGISTATIIIESASKGGSLVTADIANSYNKDVFAVPGRTTDLYSKGCNDLIKNNRAHLLNSAADVVKMLNWDVQEKTKTIQKQLFVELNENEQKIHDLLHDKGQQLLDVISLECNIPIYQLSSILLQMELKGVTKPLPGKMFELA; from the coding sequence TTGAAAGAAGAAAAATTATTGGCAATCTTAAGATTGCAAAAATGCAAAGCTATTGGAGATATTTTGGCCAAAAAGCTTATTGTTAATGTGGGAGATGTAGAACAGGTTTTTAAAGAAAACACTGCAATGCTCTCAAAAATAAACGGAATAGGAAATCATGCTTTAAAACATTTGTTTGATGTTAAAAATATAGAATTAGCACAAAAGGAATTAAAATACATTAAAGATAACAACATTTCTTACACCTATTTTTTAGATAATGATTATCCTAAAAATCTTCAGCATTGCATCGATAGTCCTATTTTAATGTTTAAAGATGGAAATTTAGATTTCTCTAATTCCAGAATTATTTCTATTGTGGGTACACGAAATATTAGCTCTTATGGGCGTAATTTTTGCAATCAATTTATAGAAGAAATTGCAACCTACAACCCTATAATTGTAAGTGGTTTTGCTTATGGAGTAGATATTTGTGCACACAAAGCAGCGGTAGAAAATAAGTTGCAAACAATTGCTGTGTTAGCACATGGTTTTGGGCAAATATATCCGAAGGTTCATAAAAAATATATTCATCAAGTAAATGAAAATGGAGGTTTTTTAACTGAGTTTTGGAGTGAAGAAGATCCTCTAAGAGAAAATTTTCTAAAACGTAATAGAATTGTTGCAGGCATTTCTACAGCAACAATTATTATAGAATCGGCATCTAAAGGAGGTTCTTTAGTTACCGCAGATATTGCTAATTCTTATAACAAAGATGTTTTTGCTGTACCTGGTAGAACTACAGATTTGTATAGTAAAGGGTGTAATGATTTAATTAAAAACAACAGAGCGCACTTGTTAAATTCGGCAGCAGATGTTGTTAAAATGTTAAATTGGGATGTTCAAGAAAAAACCAAAACAATTCAAAAACAATTATTTGTAGAATTGAATGAGAATGAGCAAAAAATTCATGATTTGTTACACGATAAAGGACAACAATTGTTAGATGTTATTTCGTTAGAATGTAATATTCCTATTTATCAATTATCATCTATTTTATTGCAAATGGAATTAAAAGGGGTTACAAAACCTTTACCAGGAAAGATGTTTGAACTTGCTTAA
- a CDS encoding energy transducer TonB, translated as MNSKLKITIPKPCHENWNKMTQKEKGKFCSSCSKTVIDFTKKTTSEITDYLIKNKKKRVCGHFYKKQLNSITIEIPKVVFDQHLSFQKLFVLSLFFVMGTTLFSCQYTDGKKQKIQDVVIIDTINNIKKETNSLENILKEDTIIVTKKEILPHSPATTRITVCNTNLKNDEPIEIVTTGEVVEELKIDGVIEFNEIEEEEIIMGFIIEQSPKFKESEENTQKNFEKRIKIFFEENFNTKPSQKLDLKKGKHQIYTEFIVDKKGYVTDIKAKSSNRKLEKEVIKALKKLPQLIPGKQADKIVKTKYNLPISIIID; from the coding sequence ATGAACTCGAAACTCAAAATTACAATTCCTAAACCTTGTCATGAAAATTGGAACAAGATGACCCAAAAAGAAAAAGGAAAATTTTGCAGTTCTTGTTCTAAAACTGTGATTGATTTTACTAAAAAAACTACAAGTGAAATTACAGATTACTTAATTAAAAATAAAAAAAAGCGAGTTTGCGGGCATTTTTATAAAAAACAACTAAATAGTATCACAATTGAAATTCCTAAAGTAGTTTTTGATCAACATTTATCTTTTCAAAAATTATTTGTGCTGTCTTTATTTTTTGTGATGGGCACAACTCTTTTTTCTTGCCAATATACGGATGGTAAAAAACAAAAAATACAAGATGTAGTAATTATTGATACAATTAATAATATAAAAAAAGAAACTAACTCCTTAGAAAACATACTTAAAGAAGACACTATTATTGTAACTAAAAAAGAAATCCTCCCCCATTCTCCTGCCACAACTAGAATTACAGTTTGTAATACCAATTTAAAAAATGACGAACCTATAGAGATAGTTACTACAGGCGAAGTTGTTGAAGAATTAAAAATTGATGGAGTTATTGAATTTAATGAAATTGAAGAGGAAGAAATTATAATGGGATTTATTATTGAACAAAGCCCAAAGTTTAAAGAATCAGAAGAAAATACTCAAAAAAACTTTGAGAAAAGAATTAAGATTTTCTTTGAGGAAAATTTTAATACGAAACCTTCCCAAAAACTAGACTTAAAAAAAGGTAAACACCAAATTTATACTGAATTTATTGTTGATAAAAAGGGATACGTGACAGATATTAAAGCTAAATCTTCTAACAGAAAATTAGAAAAAGAGGTTATAAAAGCACTTAAAAAATTACCACAATTAATCCCTGGAAAACAAGCTGATAAAATTGTAAAAACAAAATACAACTTACCAATAAGCATTATAATTGACTAA
- a CDS encoding single-stranded DNA-binding protein, whose product MAAGTINKVILIGNLGDDVKMHYFDDQNCVGRFPIATSESYTNKTTGEKVTSTDWHNIVVRNGLAKVCEKYLSKGDKVYVEGKLKNRQWEQDGVKRYSTEIHVNEMTMLSTKKNLETPNNTNPQQHQKPSAPAPKAVQEEENDDLPF is encoded by the coding sequence ATGGCAGCAGGAACAATAAATAAAGTAATTTTAATTGGTAACTTAGGTGATGATGTTAAGATGCATTATTTTGATGATCAAAACTGTGTTGGTAGATTTCCTATAGCAACTAGCGAAAGCTACACCAATAAAACTACCGGAGAAAAAGTAACCTCTACAGACTGGCATAATATTGTTGTAAGAAACGGATTAGCAAAGGTTTGTGAAAAATATTTATCTAAAGGTGATAAAGTGTATGTTGAAGGTAAATTAAAAAACAGACAATGGGAACAAGATGGCGTAAAACGCTATTCTACAGAGATTCATGTAAATGAAATGACCATGTTATCTACAAAGAAAAACTTAGAAACACCTAATAATACTAATCCACAACAACATCAAAAACCTTCTGCACCAGCACCAAAAGCTGTTCAGGAAGAAGAAAACGATGATTTACCTTTTTAA
- a CDS encoding SPOR domain-containing protein, with product MNLATYINDLLYRYDCVIVPDFGGFVTNRIGAKVNNFTNTFTPPTKQITFNSLLKHNDGLLANYIASAENISFEKASTAISLSVIKWQNELQNKQVQIDNLGILSLNEAKQIIFEPNTTVNYLTESFGLATVESSAIARYKEQVKPLTPVFTEEKKKGIPAFIKYAATAAVLLTLGFAGYNGYQNNQQKVTIANQEKAIQKKIQSATFVISNPLPTINLNVAKEIAKPYHIIAGAFQFAENAEKKVIELKAKGYDAKIIGVNKWGLTQVTFNSYSNRNKAINSLYRIQKTVSKDAWLLTKKLD from the coding sequence ATGAATTTAGCAACATACATTAACGATTTACTATACAGATACGATTGTGTAATTGTACCTGACTTTGGAGGATTTGTAACAAATAGAATTGGTGCAAAGGTGAATAATTTTACAAACACCTTTACCCCACCAACAAAACAAATTACATTTAACAGCCTGTTAAAGCACAACGATGGTTTATTAGCAAATTATATTGCTTCTGCAGAAAATATTTCTTTCGAGAAAGCATCTACTGCTATTTCATTATCTGTAATTAAGTGGCAAAATGAGCTACAAAATAAGCAAGTACAAATAGATAATTTAGGTATTTTGTCTTTAAATGAAGCAAAACAAATTATTTTTGAACCCAATACTACCGTTAACTATTTAACAGAGTCTTTTGGTTTAGCAACAGTAGAATCTTCTGCAATTGCAAGATATAAAGAGCAAGTAAAACCTTTAACTCCTGTATTTACAGAAGAAAAGAAAAAAGGAATACCTGCATTTATAAAATATGCTGCAACAGCTGCTGTTTTATTAACTTTAGGATTTGCAGGTTATAACGGTTATCAAAATAATCAGCAAAAAGTAACTATAGCCAATCAAGAAAAAGCAATTCAGAAAAAAATACAATCTGCTACTTTTGTAATTTCTAACCCTTTACCAACTATTAATTTAAATGTTGCTAAAGAAATAGCAAAACCATACCATATTATTGCAGGAGCTTTTCAATTTGCAGAAAATGCAGAAAAAAAAGTTATCGAATTAAAAGCTAAAGGGTATGATGCTAAAATAATTGGCGTTAACAAATGGGGACTTACACAAGTTACCTTTAACAGCTATTCTAATCGTAATAAAGCAATTAACAGTCTTTACCGAATTCAAAAAACGGTTTCTAAAGACGCTTGGTTATTAACTAAAAAATTAGATTAA
- a CDS encoding mechanosensitive ion channel domain-containing protein codes for MMELYKYKIIYSVAIFVTAILTRLLITNSLKKIQTKFGFQKARIIVTNKIVTVLIYITVIVLVSFIWGVDEKQLLVYVSSFLTILGIAFFAQWSILSNITAGLILFINYPVKIGDTITILEKDNNITGEIRDIGAFFITLRTPEKELITLPNAVILQKNIKYSPQPDN; via the coding sequence ATGATGGAGCTATATAAATATAAAATTATTTACTCGGTTGCAATTTTTGTAACTGCTATTTTAACACGCTTATTAATTACCAATTCTTTAAAAAAGATTCAAACAAAGTTTGGATTTCAAAAAGCAAGAATTATAGTAACTAATAAAATAGTTACCGTGCTAATTTATATTACAGTAATTGTTTTAGTTTCTTTTATTTGGGGTGTTGATGAAAAACAACTATTAGTATATGTTTCTTCTTTTTTAACCATTTTAGGAATTGCTTTTTTTGCTCAATGGTCTATACTTTCTAATATTACAGCAGGTTTAATTTTATTTATAAACTACCCTGTAAAAATAGGAGACACTATTACTATTTTAGAGAAAGACAATAATATTACAGGTGAAATTAGAGATATTGGTGCTTTTTTTATCACATTAAGAACACCAGAAAAAGAATTAATAACCTTACCAAATGCTGTTATTCTTCAAAAAAATATTAAATATTCTCCGCAACCAGATAATTAA
- a CDS encoding acyl-CoA thioesterase — protein MEAKTPKESLTILTDLVLPGETNYLENLFGGELLARMDRACSIAAKRHSRRIVVTASVNHVAFNKAIPVGSVVTIEAKVSRAFNTSMEIYVDVWIEDRQSRSRTKVNEGIYTFVAVDDTGKPVAIPQIRPETDLEETRFEGALRRKELSLVLAGKLKPSDATALKALFS, from the coding sequence ATGGAAGCAAAAACGCCAAAAGAATCTTTAACAATACTTACCGACTTAGTTTTACCTGGTGAAACAAATTATTTAGAAAACCTTTTTGGGGGCGAATTATTAGCAAGAATGGATAGAGCTTGTAGTATTGCAGCAAAAAGACATTCTAGAAGAATTGTTGTTACAGCCTCTGTAAACCATGTTGCTTTTAATAAAGCAATCCCTGTAGGAAGCGTGGTAACTATAGAAGCTAAAGTTTCTAGAGCCTTTAACACCTCTATGGAAATATACGTAGATGTTTGGATAGAAGACAGACAATCTAGATCTAGAACTAAAGTTAACGAAGGTATTTACACTTTTGTAGCGGTAGATGATACCGGAAAACCTGTTGCCATTCCTCAAATTAGACCAGAAACAGATTTAGAAGAAACTCGTTTTGAAGGTGCATTAAGACGTAAAGAATTAAGTTTAGTTTTAGCTGGCAAACTAAAACCTAGCGATGCCACTGCCTTAAAAGCACTATTTAGTTAA
- a CDS encoding TonB-dependent receptor, whose amino-acid sequence MSHFIKTCILFLLSYASFSQEGDFYGKVKFNNNEPAIDVFVVIKGAHFYKETVTDFNGEFYIKSIPYGTHKIQFHSLNSKRKIITALLNTKKKEVNLSLELIKNQLDEVRITTKTEKTKKETQGFAVNVIKTKEASLRNIQTNELLNTTVGVKIRQNGGLGSDVSYSLNGLSGNAVRIFIDGIPSAVYGSSFNLNSIPPSMIKNIEVYKGVVPGHLADDALGGAINIVLHKDTKTNLNASVSYGSFNTLQANVNGLYRFDKTGLTVKASLFHNYSDNDYKVSGRSVVVTGLGGVQTPITARRFNDAYRSTGGMAQIGFTNVKWADQFFIGITGSDDYKEVQHGAFMTITPYKDRYLESDALLANINYQKKNLFTKGLNLKINGLYGKRNRAVNDTVAWAYSWNGERAIDFRGNEYKYTWGSQQEGGPTLAKIKRKVASIRTGVSYDINKQHKVLVNHVYSGVDREDSDVLVSLLENTFKGTRNLYKNIYSLTYEFSPFDNKLKASLFGKHYQQKTISIDPAIEKDANGVNRIVDETISSNKKHNGYGFAASYMISPKITLLASAEKAIRLPDETEVFGNDGDNVVANASINPEQSNNYNLGFRFGTFHVKKHALTLSTNLFTRNIKDRIGLPIETSFNVDDELIVYVNQGSGTSKGIDAQINYTYNRNFGLNFNVSKFDLKVKNNGVEIDVPNTPFFTMNGSLRYSFKNVIQKNSRLNLFYNMYFTDDFSYLTSQGSNTVGNDFFEVPKQLAQDLGLSYAFPNKKLVASFDVKNIFDKPVYDNLSVQKPGRAFYLKLNYTINKF is encoded by the coding sequence ATGTCTCATTTTATCAAAACATGTATACTTTTTCTTTTATCATACGCTTCATTTAGTCAAGAAGGAGATTTTTATGGTAAAGTAAAATTTAACAATAACGAACCTGCAATAGATGTATTTGTAGTTATAAAAGGAGCGCATTTCTACAAAGAAACTGTTACTGATTTTAATGGAGAATTTTATATAAAATCGATACCCTACGGCACGCATAAAATTCAATTCCATTCTTTAAATTCAAAACGGAAAATAATCACAGCTTTACTTAACACTAAGAAAAAAGAAGTTAATCTATCCTTAGAGTTGATAAAAAATCAATTAGACGAAGTAAGGATAACTACCAAAACAGAAAAAACAAAAAAAGAAACTCAAGGTTTTGCTGTAAATGTTATAAAAACAAAAGAAGCTAGTCTTAGAAACATCCAAACAAACGAATTATTAAACACAACAGTTGGTGTTAAAATTCGTCAAAATGGAGGTTTAGGTTCGGACGTTAGTTATAGTTTAAATGGATTGTCTGGCAACGCAGTACGAATTTTTATAGACGGAATTCCTAGTGCCGTTTATGGTTCTTCTTTTAATTTAAATAGTATTCCTCCTTCTATGATTAAAAACATTGAAGTTTACAAAGGTGTGGTTCCAGGACATTTGGCAGACGATGCTTTGGGTGGCGCTATTAATATTGTACTTCATAAAGACACTAAAACCAATTTAAATGCATCGGTTTCTTACGGATCATTTAATACTTTACAAGCAAATGTAAATGGTTTGTATCGTTTTGATAAAACGGGTTTAACAGTAAAAGCGTCTCTTTTTCATAATTATTCTGATAATGATTATAAAGTTTCAGGCAGAAGCGTTGTTGTTACTGGTTTAGGCGGAGTGCAAACACCTATTACAGCCAGAAGATTTAATGATGCTTATAGATCTACCGGTGGAATGGCTCAGATTGGTTTTACCAACGTAAAATGGGCAGATCAATTTTTTATTGGAATAACAGGTTCTGATGATTATAAAGAAGTACAACATGGTGCTTTTATGACCATTACTCCATACAAGGACAGGTATTTAGAATCGGATGCTTTGTTGGCAAACATAAACTATCAAAAGAAAAATCTTTTTACAAAAGGATTAAACTTAAAAATAAATGGATTGTACGGTAAAAGAAACCGTGCAGTTAACGATACTGTTGCTTGGGCTTATAGCTGGAACGGAGAAAGAGCAATTGATTTTAGAGGTAACGAATACAAATATACATGGGGTTCTCAACAAGAAGGCGGACCTACCTTAGCCAAAATTAAAAGGAAAGTAGCCTCTATAAGAACTGGAGTTTCTTATGACATTAATAAACAGCATAAAGTACTCGTAAACCATGTGTATAGCGGAGTTGATAGAGAAGATAGCGACGTTTTAGTATCACTATTAGAAAACACATTTAAAGGCACCAGAAATCTTTATAAAAACATCTATTCTTTAACATATGAATTTTCTCCTTTTGATAACAAACTAAAAGCAAGTTTGTTTGGAAAACATTATCAACAGAAAACAATAAGCATAGATCCTGCCATAGAAAAAGATGCTAACGGAGTTAACAGAATCGTAGACGAAACCATTAGCAGCAACAAAAAACACAATGGTTATGGTTTTGCTGCTTCGTACATGATTTCTCCCAAAATAACGCTTCTTGCTTCAGCAGAAAAAGCAATTCGTTTACCAGATGAAACAGAAGTTTTTGGTAATGATGGTGATAATGTAGTTGCCAATGCTAGCATTAATCCAGAGCAAAGTAACAACTATAATTTAGGTTTTAGATTCGGAACTTTTCATGTAAAAAAACATGCTCTTACCCTTTCTACAAATTTATTTACCCGAAATATTAAAGATAGAATTGGTTTGCCTATAGAAACCTCTTTTAATGTTGATGATGAACTAATAGTATATGTTAACCAAGGTAGCGGAACCTCTAAAGGAATAGACGCACAAATAAACTACACCTATAACAGAAACTTTGGGTTAAATTTTAATGTCTCTAAATTCGATTTAAAGGTTAAGAACAACGGTGTAGAAATAGATGTGCCTAACACTCCTTTTTTTACAATGAATGGTAGTTTACGATATTCATTTAAAAATGTAATTCAGAAAAACTCTAGATTAAACCTATTCTACAACATGTATTTTACAGATGATTTTTCTTACTTAACTTCTCAAGGATCAAATACTGTTGGTAATGATTTTTTTGAAGTACCTAAACAACTAGCACAAGATCTTGGGCTTAGTTATGCTTTTCCAAACAAAAAACTGGTAGCAAGTTTCGATGTTAAAAACATATTCGATAAACCGGTGTATGATAATTTATCTGTACAGAAACCAGGAAGAGCTTTTTACCTAAAATTAAATTACACAATAAATAAATTTTAA
- the mutY gene encoding A/G-specific adenine glycosylase, giving the protein MTFSNTLIYWYLQNNRDLPWRKSRNPYFIWLSEIMLQQTRVAQGLSYYLKFTDTFPTVFDLAKADESTVLKMWQGLGYYSRARNLHFSAKQIANELNGEFPSTYKEIIKLKGIGDYTASAIASICFNEPTAVVDGNVYRVLSRYYGIKTPINSSAGIKEFKALAQTLIDESQPGTFNQAIMDFGALHCKPQNPLCDSCPFSGSCMALEKKLTNELPVKEKKIKVRKRYFNFLVIKTDDNKTILSERKGKGIWQGLFQFPLIESNKNINKNELVSSEEFIDLFPAETTISLFNEKEIVHKLSHQHLYTQFWIIETKKLNKATIKWTEIEKHPVPILIANFLETFLTKK; this is encoded by the coding sequence ATGACATTTTCCAATACATTAATTTACTGGTACTTACAAAACAATAGAGATTTGCCTTGGCGAAAATCTAGAAACCCATACTTTATTTGGCTATCAGAAATCATGCTACAACAAACAAGAGTTGCTCAAGGTTTGTCTTATTATCTAAAATTTACAGACACTTTTCCCACTGTTTTCGATCTCGCTAAAGCGGATGAAAGTACCGTGTTAAAAATGTGGCAAGGTTTAGGGTATTATTCTAGAGCAAGAAATCTTCATTTTTCCGCAAAACAAATTGCCAACGAATTAAACGGCGAATTTCCTTCAACATATAAAGAAATTATAAAACTAAAAGGAATAGGAGATTATACCGCTTCTGCAATTGCTTCAATTTGCTTTAATGAACCCACTGCTGTTGTAGACGGAAACGTTTACAGAGTACTTTCTCGCTATTACGGAATTAAAACCCCCATTAACTCATCTGCAGGGATTAAAGAGTTTAAAGCTTTAGCGCAGACTTTAATTGATGAATCTCAACCTGGAACCTTTAACCAGGCAATTATGGATTTTGGTGCATTACATTGTAAACCTCAAAACCCATTGTGCGATAGCTGCCCTTTTTCGGGTAGTTGCATGGCATTAGAAAAAAAGCTAACAAACGAGTTACCAGTAAAAGAGAAAAAAATAAAGGTTAGAAAACGTTATTTTAATTTTTTGGTGATAAAAACCGATGACAATAAAACTATTTTATCTGAAAGAAAAGGAAAAGGAATCTGGCAAGGTTTATTTCAATTTCCATTAATAGAAAGCAATAAAAACATCAACAAAAATGAACTAGTTTCATCCGAAGAATTTATTGATCTATTTCCTGCAGAAACAACGATTTCTCTCTTTAATGAAAAAGAAATCGTACATAAATTATCGCATCAACATTTATATACACAATTTTGGATTATAGAAACTAAAAAGCTAAACAAAGCCACCATAAAATGGACTGAAATAGAAAAACACCCAGTCCCTATTTTAATTGCTAATTTTTTAGAAACTTTTCTAACTAAAAAGTAA
- a CDS encoding DMT family transporter, with the protein MENLHGKNVSFLLLGTLFVSTSGVLGKYIALPAEAIILCRAILAAVFIYIFCKIKKIDLKIKSRADFISFIISGFFMGAHWVTYFIALKLSNVALGMLSIYTFPVITAFLEPFFSKQKLNPVHIFLALIVLIGVYILVPDFSLESNDLKGILFGILSAFCYALRNLTIKKHVKDYNGSALMLHQMIVVAVLLIPVLFFSDFSNLQSQIPLLIVVALITTAIGHTMMVHSLKHFTVTTASIISSVQPIFGIIIAYLFVNEIPTLHTFIGGSLILSTVVIESFRSGKQTT; encoded by the coding sequence ATGGAAAACTTACACGGAAAAAACGTATCATTTTTACTTTTAGGAACCCTTTTCGTTAGTACTTCTGGTGTTTTAGGAAAATATATTGCTTTGCCTGCAGAGGCTATTATTTTATGTAGAGCAATTTTAGCAGCTGTTTTTATTTATATCTTTTGTAAAATTAAAAAGATCGATTTAAAAATAAAATCGAGAGCAGATTTTATTTCTTTTATCATTAGTGGTTTTTTTATGGGTGCTCATTGGGTTACTTATTTTATTGCATTAAAGTTATCTAATGTTGCTTTAGGAATGCTATCTATTTATACTTTTCCTGTAATCACTGCTTTTTTAGAACCTTTTTTTTCTAAACAAAAATTAAACCCTGTACATATTTTTTTAGCCCTTATCGTTTTAATTGGCGTGTACATTTTAGTCCCAGATTTTTCTTTAGAAAGCAATGATTTAAAAGGAATTTTATTCGGAATTTTATCCGCCTTCTGTTACGCTCTTAGAAACCTCACCATTAAAAAACATGTAAAAGACTATAACGGAAGTGCGTTAATGTTACACCAAATGATTGTTGTTGCTGTACTATTAATTCCTGTTTTATTTTTCAGTGATTTTTCTAACCTACAAAGTCAAATCCCTCTTTTAATAGTAGTTGCATTAATAACTACTGCTATAGGACACACAATGATGGTGCATTCTCTAAAACATTTTACAGTTACTACAGCAAGTATTATTAGTAGTGTACAACCCATTTTTGGAATTATAATTGCCTACCTCTTTGTAAACGAAATTCCTACCCTACATACTTTTATTGGAGGTAGTTTAATTTTATCAACCGTAGTTATAGAAAGTTTTAGAAGTGGGAAACAAACCACTTAA
- the gldD gene encoding gliding motility lipoprotein GldD — translation MRNIFLLIFTITFLSCKEDTLPKPKAYLSLTYPKKSYQKLTLERPYSFDILKDTKVKDDANNWLTIIYPNLKASIDITYRPINNNIKELLTEAEKLVFKHTIKAEQIIPKDFVNPKKRVFGSIYEITGNAASQIQFHLTDSTHNFIKGSLYFYTKPNYDSVLPAVSYIKEDILRLIETLEWK, via the coding sequence ATGCGTAACATTTTTCTATTAATATTTACAATTACTTTTCTTTCTTGCAAAGAAGATACACTACCAAAACCTAAAGCCTATTTAAGCTTAACGTACCCTAAAAAATCATATCAAAAATTAACTTTAGAGCGTCCATATTCTTTTGACATTTTAAAAGACACTAAGGTTAAAGACGATGCTAATAATTGGCTTACCATTATATACCCTAATTTAAAAGCATCTATAGACATAACTTACAGACCTATAAATAACAATATAAAAGAATTGCTTACCGAAGCAGAAAAACTAGTATTTAAACACACCATTAAGGCTGAACAAATTATTCCTAAAGATTTTGTAAACCCTAAAAAAAGAGTCTTTGGTAGTATTTATGAGATTACAGGAAATGCAGCTTCTCAAATTCAGTTTCATTTAACTGATAGTACGCATAATTTTATAAAAGGATCTTTATATTTTTACACAAAACCAAACTACGATTCTGTTTTACCAGCCGTAAGTTACATTAAAGAAGATATTTTAAGATTGATAGAAACTTTAGAGTGGAAATAA